In Tursiops truncatus isolate mTurTru1 chromosome 19, mTurTru1.mat.Y, whole genome shotgun sequence, a genomic segment contains:
- the FCSK gene encoding L-fucose kinase isoform X2, with the protein MEQPKGVDWTVIILTCQYKDSVEVFQRELEIRQKREQIPTRTLLLAVEDPEVHVGSGGATLNALLVVAEHLSARAGFTVVTSDVLHSAWILILHMGRDFPFDDCGRAFTCLPVENPQAPVEAVVCNLDCLLDIMSHRLGPGSPPGVWVCSTDMLLSVPPNPGISWDGFRGARVIALPGSTAYARNHGVYLTDSQGFVLDIYYQGTEAEIQRCARPDGRVPLVSGLVFFSVETAEHLLATHVSPPLDACTYMGLDSGARPVQLSLFFDILLCMARNVRREDFLVGQPPEMGQGDADIAGYRHGARAELWRELRDQPLTVAYVPDGSYNYMTNSASEFLHSLTFPGAPGAQVVHSQVEERQLLGARSSVVSCLLEGPVQLGPGSVLQHCHLRGPIHIGTGCFVSGLDVAQSEALHGLELHDLVLQGHHVQLHGARSRAFTLVGRLDSWERQGTGTYLNMSWSQFFQKTGIRDWDLWDPDMPRIERCLLNARLFPVLHPSRALGPQDMLWMLDPQEAGSKALRAWRASWRLSWEQLQPCLDRAATLASRRHLFFRQALHKARHVLEARQDLSLRPLIQAAVREGCPGPLMATLDQVAAGVGDPGVAARALACVADVLGCMAEGQGGLRSGPAANPEWVRPFSYLECGDLARGVAALAEERDKWLSRPALLVRAARHYEGAGQILIRQAVMSAQHFVSSVPVELPAPGQWVVAECPARVDFSGGWSDTPPLAYELGGAVLGLAVRVNGRRPIGARARCIPEPELWLALGPRQDEMATKIVCGSLDDLQDYCQPHAPDEPQARLRWVGCLFPPLETKFLAGCCSLHRGAVEGGLHLCGDRTSSILAGAALAALQRAAGRAVGTEALIHAVLHLEQVLTTGGGWQDQVGGLMPGIKVGRSRPQLPLKVEVEEITVPAGFVQKLNDHLLLVYTGKTRLARNLLQDVLRSWYARLPAVVQNAHNLVRHTEECAEAFRQGSLPLLGQCLTSYWEQKKLMAPGCEPLAVRRMMDVLAPHVHGQSLAGAGGGGFLYLLTKEPRQKEALEAVLAKTEGLGNYSIHLVEVDTQGLSLQLLGD; encoded by the exons ATGGAGCAGCCGAAGGGGGTTGATTGGACGGTCATCATCCTGACATGCCAGTACAAGGACAGCGTCGAGGTCTTCCAGAGAG AGCTGGAGATACGGCAGAAGCGAGAGCAGATCCCCACCAGGACGCTGCTGTTGGCCGTGGAAGACCCTGAGGTTCATGTGGGCAGTGGAGGAGCCACCCTCAACGCCCTGCTGGTGGTTGCTGAGCACCTGAGTGCCCGTGCGGGCTTCACT GTGGTCACATCAGATGTTCTGCACTCGGCCTGGATCCTCATCCTACACATG GGCCGAGACTTCCCCTTCGATGACTGTGGCCGGGCCTTCACCTGCCTCCCTGTGGAGAACCCCCAGGCCCCTGTGGAGGCCGTGGTCTGCAACTTGGACTGCTTGCTGGACATCATGAGCCATCGG CTGGGCCCAGGCTCCCCGCCAGGCGTGTGGGTTTGCAGCACCGACATGCTGCTGTCTGTTCCTCCAAACCCAG GGATCAGCTGGGACGGCTTCCGGGGAGCCAGAGTGATCGCCCTTCCGGGGAGCACGGCCTATGCCCGGAACCATGGTGTTTACCTCACGGACTCCCAG GGCTTCGTTTTGGACATTTATTACCAAGGCACCGAGGCAGAGATACAACGATGTGCCAGGCCTGATGGGCGGGTGCCACTG GTTTCTGGGCTTGTCTTCTTCTCTGTGGAAACTGCTGAGCACCTCCTGGCCACCCATGTGAGCCCGCCTCTGGACGCCTGCACCTACATGGGCTTGGACTCCGGAGCCCGGCCTGTCCAG CTGTCTCTATTTTTTGACATCCTGCTCTGCATGGCCCGGAACGTGAGAAGGGAGGACTTCCTGGTGGGGCAGCCCCCAGAGATGGGGCAAGGTGACGCGGACATCGCAGGTTATCGGCATGGAGCCCGGGCAGAGCTGTGGAGGGAGCTTCGCGATCAGCCCCTCACAGTGG CATATGTCCCTGACGGCAGCTACAACTACATGACCAACTCAGCCAGTGAGTTCCTGCACAGTCTCACATTCCCGGGGGCTCCTGGGGCCCAGGTCGTGCACTCCCAGGTGGAG GAGCGGCAGCTACTGGGGGCCCGGAGCTCTGTGGTCAGCTGCCTGCTGGAGGGCCCCGTCCAGCTGGGTCCTGGGAGTGTCCTGCAGCACTGCCACCTGCGG GGCCCCATTCACATCGGCACTGGCTGCTTCGTGAGTGGCCTGGACGTGGCCCAGTCCGAGGCACTGCACGGCTTGGAGCTGCACGACCTCGTCCTGCAGGGACACCATGTGCAGCTGCACGGCGCCCGCAGCCGGGCCTTCACCCTCGTTGGCCGTCTCGACAGCTGGGAA agACAGGGGACAGGAACGTATCTCAACATGTCTTGGAGTCAGTTCTTCCAGAAGACAGGCATTCG GGACTGGGACCTGTGGGACCCAGACATGCCCCGCATTGAGCGCTGCCTTCTCAATGCCCGTCTCTTTCCCGTGCTCCACCCCTCGAGGGCCCTGGGGCCCCAGGACATGCTGTGGATGCTGGACCCCCAGGAGGCTGGGAGCAAGGCCCTGCGGGCTTGGCGAGCCTCCTGGCGTCTGTCATGGGAGCAGCTGCAGCCGTGCCTGGATCGGGCTGCCACACTGGCCTCCCGCCGGCACCTGTTCTTCCGCCAGGCCCTGCATAAGGCGCGGCACGTGCTGGAGGCCCGACAGGACCTCAGCCTGCGCCCGCTGATCCAGGCTGCTGTGCGCGAGGGCTGTCCTGGGCCCCTGATGGCCACCCTGGACCAGG TGGCAGCTGGTGTGGGAGATCCTGGCGTGGCAGCCCGGGCACTGGCCTGTGTGGCGGATGTCCTGGGCTGCATGGCAGAGGGCCAAGGAGGCTTACGGAGTGGGCCAGCTGCCAATCCTGAGTGGGTGCGGCCCTTCTCGTACCTGGAGTGTGGAGACCTGGCGCGGGGCGTGGCGGCGCTTGCCGAGGAGCGGGACAAGTGGCTGAGCAG ACCAGCCTTACTAGTACGAGCTGCCCGCCACTACGAGGGGGCTGGGCAGATCCTGATCCGCCAGGCTGTGATGTCAGCCCAGCACTTTGTCTCCTCGGTGCCGGTAGAGCTGCCAGCACCTGGGCAGTGGGTGGTGGCTGAGTGCCCGGCTCGAGTGGACTTCTCTG GGGGCTGGAGTGACACGCCACCCCTTGCCTATGAGCTTGGTGGGGCAGTGCTGGGCCTGGCTGTGCGAGTGAATGGCCGCCGGCCCATTGGGGCCAGGGCTCGCTGCATCCCAGAGCCCGAGCTGTGGCTGGCATTGGGACCTCGGCAGGATGAGATGGCCACGAAGATAGTATGCGGGAGCCTGGATGACCTGCAGGATTACTGCCAGCCCCATGCCCCAG atgagccccaggccaggctgAGATGGGTGGGGTGTCTGTTTCCACCCCTGGAGACCAAATTCCTTGCCGGATGCTGCTCACTCCACAGGGGCGCTGTTGAAGGCGGCCTTCATCTGTGCGGGGATC GCACCAGCAGCATCCTGGCGGGGGCTGCCCTGGCCGCCTTGCAGCGGGCCGCAGGCCGGGCGGTGGGCACGGAGGCCCTGATCCACGCAGTGCTGCATCTGGAGCAGGTGCTTACCACAG GAGGTGGCTGGCAGGACCAAGTGGGTGGCCTAATGCCTGGCATCAAGGTGGGGCGCTCCCGGCCTCAGCTGCCGCTGAAGGTGGAAGTGGAAGAGATCACTGTGCCTGCGGGCTTTGTCCAGAAGCTCAATGACCACCTGCTCCTGGTGTACACTGGCAAGACCCGTCTGGCCCGGAATCTGCTGCAG GACGTGCTGAGGAGCTGGTATGCCCGGCTGCCTGCCGTTGTGCAGAATGCCCACAACCTGGTGCGGCACACCGAGGAGTGTGCTGAAGCCTTCCGCCAAG GGAGCCTGCCTCTGCTGGGCCAGTGCCTGACATCATACTGGGAGCAGAAGAAGCTCATGGCTCCAGGCTGTGAGCCCTTGGCTGTGCGGCGTATGATGGATGTCCTGGCCCCCCACGTGCATGGCCAGAGCCTGGCAGGGGCAGGTGGCGGGGGCTTTCTCTACCTATTGACCAAGGAGCCGCGGCAAAAGGAGGCTCTGGAGGCTGTGCTGGCCAAGACTGAG GGCCTCGGAAACTACAGCATCCACCTGGTAGAAGTGGACACTCAGGGCCTGAGCCTGCAGCTGCTGGGGGACTGA
- the FCSK gene encoding L-fucose kinase isoform X1: MEQPKGVDWTVIILTCQYKDSVEVFQRELEIRQKREQIPTRTLLLAVEDPEVHVGSGGATLNALLVVAEHLSARAGFTVVTSDVLHSAWILILHMGRDFPFDDCGRAFTCLPVENPQAPVEAVVCNLDCLLDIMSHRLGPGSPPGVWVCSTDMLLSVPPNPGISWDGFRGARVIALPGSTAYARNHGVYLTDSQGFVLDIYYQGTEAEIQRCARPDGRVPLVSGLVFFSVETAEHLLATHVSPPLDACTYMGLDSGARPVQLSLFFDILLCMARNVRREDFLVGQPPEMGQGDADIAGYRHGARAELWRELRDQPLTVAYVPDGSYNYMTNSASEFLHSLTFPGAPGAQVVHSQVEERQLLGARSSVVSCLLEGPVQLGPGSVLQHCHLRGPIHIGTGCFVSGLDVAQSEALHGLELHDLVLQGHHVQLHGARSRAFTLVGRLDSWERQGTGTYLNMSWSQFFQKTGIRDWDLWDPDMPRIERCLLNARLFPVLHPSRALGPQDMLWMLDPQEAGSKALRAWRASWRLSWEQLQPCLDRAATLASRRHLFFRQALHKARHVLEARQDLSLRPLIQAAVREGCPGPLMATLDQVAAGVGDPGVAARALACVADVLGCMAEGQGGLRSGPAANPEWVRPFSYLECGDLARGVAALAEERDKWLSRPALLVRAARHYEGAGQILIRQAVMSAQHFVSSVPVELPAPGQWVVAECPARVDFSGGWSDTPPLAYELGGAVLGLAVRVNGRRPIGARARCIPEPELWLALGPRQDEMATKIVCGSLDDLQDYCQPHAPGALLKAAFICAGIVSVHSKLSLSEQLLCTFGGGFELHTWSELPHGSGLGTSSILAGAALAALQRAAGRAVGTEALIHAVLHLEQVLTTGGGWQDQVGGLMPGIKVGRSRPQLPLKVEVEEITVPAGFVQKLNDHLLLVYTGKTRLARNLLQDVLRSWYARLPAVVQNAHNLVRHTEECAEAFRQGSLPLLGQCLTSYWEQKKLMAPGCEPLAVRRMMDVLAPHVHGQSLAGAGGGGFLYLLTKEPRQKEALEAVLAKTEGLGNYSIHLVEVDTQGLSLQLLGD, encoded by the exons ATGGAGCAGCCGAAGGGGGTTGATTGGACGGTCATCATCCTGACATGCCAGTACAAGGACAGCGTCGAGGTCTTCCAGAGAG AGCTGGAGATACGGCAGAAGCGAGAGCAGATCCCCACCAGGACGCTGCTGTTGGCCGTGGAAGACCCTGAGGTTCATGTGGGCAGTGGAGGAGCCACCCTCAACGCCCTGCTGGTGGTTGCTGAGCACCTGAGTGCCCGTGCGGGCTTCACT GTGGTCACATCAGATGTTCTGCACTCGGCCTGGATCCTCATCCTACACATG GGCCGAGACTTCCCCTTCGATGACTGTGGCCGGGCCTTCACCTGCCTCCCTGTGGAGAACCCCCAGGCCCCTGTGGAGGCCGTGGTCTGCAACTTGGACTGCTTGCTGGACATCATGAGCCATCGG CTGGGCCCAGGCTCCCCGCCAGGCGTGTGGGTTTGCAGCACCGACATGCTGCTGTCTGTTCCTCCAAACCCAG GGATCAGCTGGGACGGCTTCCGGGGAGCCAGAGTGATCGCCCTTCCGGGGAGCACGGCCTATGCCCGGAACCATGGTGTTTACCTCACGGACTCCCAG GGCTTCGTTTTGGACATTTATTACCAAGGCACCGAGGCAGAGATACAACGATGTGCCAGGCCTGATGGGCGGGTGCCACTG GTTTCTGGGCTTGTCTTCTTCTCTGTGGAAACTGCTGAGCACCTCCTGGCCACCCATGTGAGCCCGCCTCTGGACGCCTGCACCTACATGGGCTTGGACTCCGGAGCCCGGCCTGTCCAG CTGTCTCTATTTTTTGACATCCTGCTCTGCATGGCCCGGAACGTGAGAAGGGAGGACTTCCTGGTGGGGCAGCCCCCAGAGATGGGGCAAGGTGACGCGGACATCGCAGGTTATCGGCATGGAGCCCGGGCAGAGCTGTGGAGGGAGCTTCGCGATCAGCCCCTCACAGTGG CATATGTCCCTGACGGCAGCTACAACTACATGACCAACTCAGCCAGTGAGTTCCTGCACAGTCTCACATTCCCGGGGGCTCCTGGGGCCCAGGTCGTGCACTCCCAGGTGGAG GAGCGGCAGCTACTGGGGGCCCGGAGCTCTGTGGTCAGCTGCCTGCTGGAGGGCCCCGTCCAGCTGGGTCCTGGGAGTGTCCTGCAGCACTGCCACCTGCGG GGCCCCATTCACATCGGCACTGGCTGCTTCGTGAGTGGCCTGGACGTGGCCCAGTCCGAGGCACTGCACGGCTTGGAGCTGCACGACCTCGTCCTGCAGGGACACCATGTGCAGCTGCACGGCGCCCGCAGCCGGGCCTTCACCCTCGTTGGCCGTCTCGACAGCTGGGAA agACAGGGGACAGGAACGTATCTCAACATGTCTTGGAGTCAGTTCTTCCAGAAGACAGGCATTCG GGACTGGGACCTGTGGGACCCAGACATGCCCCGCATTGAGCGCTGCCTTCTCAATGCCCGTCTCTTTCCCGTGCTCCACCCCTCGAGGGCCCTGGGGCCCCAGGACATGCTGTGGATGCTGGACCCCCAGGAGGCTGGGAGCAAGGCCCTGCGGGCTTGGCGAGCCTCCTGGCGTCTGTCATGGGAGCAGCTGCAGCCGTGCCTGGATCGGGCTGCCACACTGGCCTCCCGCCGGCACCTGTTCTTCCGCCAGGCCCTGCATAAGGCGCGGCACGTGCTGGAGGCCCGACAGGACCTCAGCCTGCGCCCGCTGATCCAGGCTGCTGTGCGCGAGGGCTGTCCTGGGCCCCTGATGGCCACCCTGGACCAGG TGGCAGCTGGTGTGGGAGATCCTGGCGTGGCAGCCCGGGCACTGGCCTGTGTGGCGGATGTCCTGGGCTGCATGGCAGAGGGCCAAGGAGGCTTACGGAGTGGGCCAGCTGCCAATCCTGAGTGGGTGCGGCCCTTCTCGTACCTGGAGTGTGGAGACCTGGCGCGGGGCGTGGCGGCGCTTGCCGAGGAGCGGGACAAGTGGCTGAGCAG ACCAGCCTTACTAGTACGAGCTGCCCGCCACTACGAGGGGGCTGGGCAGATCCTGATCCGCCAGGCTGTGATGTCAGCCCAGCACTTTGTCTCCTCGGTGCCGGTAGAGCTGCCAGCACCTGGGCAGTGGGTGGTGGCTGAGTGCCCGGCTCGAGTGGACTTCTCTG GGGGCTGGAGTGACACGCCACCCCTTGCCTATGAGCTTGGTGGGGCAGTGCTGGGCCTGGCTGTGCGAGTGAATGGCCGCCGGCCCATTGGGGCCAGGGCTCGCTGCATCCCAGAGCCCGAGCTGTGGCTGGCATTGGGACCTCGGCAGGATGAGATGGCCACGAAGATAGTATGCGGGAGCCTGGATGACCTGCAGGATTACTGCCAGCCCCATGCCCCAG GGGCGCTGTTGAAGGCGGCCTTCATCTGTGCGGGGATCGTGAGTGTCCACTCCAAGCTCTCGCTGAGTGAGCAGCTGCTGTGTACCTTTGGGGGCGGCTTTGAGCTGCATACCTGGTCCGAGCTGCCCCATGGCTCTGGCCTTG GCACCAGCAGCATCCTGGCGGGGGCTGCCCTGGCCGCCTTGCAGCGGGCCGCAGGCCGGGCGGTGGGCACGGAGGCCCTGATCCACGCAGTGCTGCATCTGGAGCAGGTGCTTACCACAG GAGGTGGCTGGCAGGACCAAGTGGGTGGCCTAATGCCTGGCATCAAGGTGGGGCGCTCCCGGCCTCAGCTGCCGCTGAAGGTGGAAGTGGAAGAGATCACTGTGCCTGCGGGCTTTGTCCAGAAGCTCAATGACCACCTGCTCCTGGTGTACACTGGCAAGACCCGTCTGGCCCGGAATCTGCTGCAG GACGTGCTGAGGAGCTGGTATGCCCGGCTGCCTGCCGTTGTGCAGAATGCCCACAACCTGGTGCGGCACACCGAGGAGTGTGCTGAAGCCTTCCGCCAAG GGAGCCTGCCTCTGCTGGGCCAGTGCCTGACATCATACTGGGAGCAGAAGAAGCTCATGGCTCCAGGCTGTGAGCCCTTGGCTGTGCGGCGTATGATGGATGTCCTGGCCCCCCACGTGCATGGCCAGAGCCTGGCAGGGGCAGGTGGCGGGGGCTTTCTCTACCTATTGACCAAGGAGCCGCGGCAAAAGGAGGCTCTGGAGGCTGTGCTGGCCAAGACTGAG GGCCTCGGAAACTACAGCATCCACCTGGTAGAAGTGGACACTCAGGGCCTGAGCCTGCAGCTGCTGGGGGACTGA
- the FCSK gene encoding L-fucose kinase isoform X6, with the protein MEQPKGVDWTVIILTCQYKDSVEVFQRELEIRQKREQIPTRTLLLAVEDPEVHVGSGGATLNALLVVAEHLSARAGFTVVTSDVLHSAWILILHMGRDFPFDDCGRAFTCLPVENPQAPVEAVVCNLDCLLDIMSHRLGPGSPPGVWVCSTDMLLSVPPNPGISWDGFRGARVIALPGSTAYARNHGVYLTDSQGFVLDIYYQGTEAEIQRCARPDGRVPLVSGLVFFSVETAEHLLATHVSPPLDACTYMGLDSGARPVQLSLFFDILLCMARNVRREDFLVGQPPEMGQGDADIAGYRHGARAELWRELRDQPLTVAYVPDGSYNYMTNSASEFLHSLTFPGAPGAQVVHSQVEERQLLGARSSVVSCLLEGPVQLGPGSVLQHCHLRGPIHIGTGCFVSGLDVAQSEALHGLELHDLVLQGHHVQLHGARSRAFTLVGRLDSWERQGTGTYLNMSWSQFFQKTGIRDWDLWDPDMPRIERCLLNARLFPVLHPSRALGPQDMLWMLDPQEAGSKALRAWRASWRLSWEQLQPCLDRAATLASRRHLFFRQALHKARHVLEARQDLSLRPLIQAAVREGCPGPLMATLDQVAAGVGDPGVAARALACVADVLGCMAEGQGGLRSGPAANPEWVRPFSYLECGDLARGVAALAEERDKWLSRPALLVRAARHYEGAGQILIRQAVMSAQHFVSSVPVELPAPGQWVVAECPARVDFSGALLKAAFICAGIVSVHSKLSLSEQLLCTFGGGFELHTWSELPHGSGLGTSSILAGAALAALQRAAGRAVGTEALIHAVLHLEQVLTTGGGWQDQVGGLMPGIKVGRSRPQLPLKVEVEEITVPAGFVQKLNDHLLLVYTGKTRLARNLLQDVLRSWYARLPAVVQNAHNLVRHTEECAEAFRQGSLPLLGQCLTSYWEQKKLMAPGCEPLAVRRMMDVLAPHVHGQSLAGAGGGGFLYLLTKEPRQKEALEAVLAKTEGLGNYSIHLVEVDTQGLSLQLLGD; encoded by the exons ATGGAGCAGCCGAAGGGGGTTGATTGGACGGTCATCATCCTGACATGCCAGTACAAGGACAGCGTCGAGGTCTTCCAGAGAG AGCTGGAGATACGGCAGAAGCGAGAGCAGATCCCCACCAGGACGCTGCTGTTGGCCGTGGAAGACCCTGAGGTTCATGTGGGCAGTGGAGGAGCCACCCTCAACGCCCTGCTGGTGGTTGCTGAGCACCTGAGTGCCCGTGCGGGCTTCACT GTGGTCACATCAGATGTTCTGCACTCGGCCTGGATCCTCATCCTACACATG GGCCGAGACTTCCCCTTCGATGACTGTGGCCGGGCCTTCACCTGCCTCCCTGTGGAGAACCCCCAGGCCCCTGTGGAGGCCGTGGTCTGCAACTTGGACTGCTTGCTGGACATCATGAGCCATCGG CTGGGCCCAGGCTCCCCGCCAGGCGTGTGGGTTTGCAGCACCGACATGCTGCTGTCTGTTCCTCCAAACCCAG GGATCAGCTGGGACGGCTTCCGGGGAGCCAGAGTGATCGCCCTTCCGGGGAGCACGGCCTATGCCCGGAACCATGGTGTTTACCTCACGGACTCCCAG GGCTTCGTTTTGGACATTTATTACCAAGGCACCGAGGCAGAGATACAACGATGTGCCAGGCCTGATGGGCGGGTGCCACTG GTTTCTGGGCTTGTCTTCTTCTCTGTGGAAACTGCTGAGCACCTCCTGGCCACCCATGTGAGCCCGCCTCTGGACGCCTGCACCTACATGGGCTTGGACTCCGGAGCCCGGCCTGTCCAG CTGTCTCTATTTTTTGACATCCTGCTCTGCATGGCCCGGAACGTGAGAAGGGAGGACTTCCTGGTGGGGCAGCCCCCAGAGATGGGGCAAGGTGACGCGGACATCGCAGGTTATCGGCATGGAGCCCGGGCAGAGCTGTGGAGGGAGCTTCGCGATCAGCCCCTCACAGTGG CATATGTCCCTGACGGCAGCTACAACTACATGACCAACTCAGCCAGTGAGTTCCTGCACAGTCTCACATTCCCGGGGGCTCCTGGGGCCCAGGTCGTGCACTCCCAGGTGGAG GAGCGGCAGCTACTGGGGGCCCGGAGCTCTGTGGTCAGCTGCCTGCTGGAGGGCCCCGTCCAGCTGGGTCCTGGGAGTGTCCTGCAGCACTGCCACCTGCGG GGCCCCATTCACATCGGCACTGGCTGCTTCGTGAGTGGCCTGGACGTGGCCCAGTCCGAGGCACTGCACGGCTTGGAGCTGCACGACCTCGTCCTGCAGGGACACCATGTGCAGCTGCACGGCGCCCGCAGCCGGGCCTTCACCCTCGTTGGCCGTCTCGACAGCTGGGAA agACAGGGGACAGGAACGTATCTCAACATGTCTTGGAGTCAGTTCTTCCAGAAGACAGGCATTCG GGACTGGGACCTGTGGGACCCAGACATGCCCCGCATTGAGCGCTGCCTTCTCAATGCCCGTCTCTTTCCCGTGCTCCACCCCTCGAGGGCCCTGGGGCCCCAGGACATGCTGTGGATGCTGGACCCCCAGGAGGCTGGGAGCAAGGCCCTGCGGGCTTGGCGAGCCTCCTGGCGTCTGTCATGGGAGCAGCTGCAGCCGTGCCTGGATCGGGCTGCCACACTGGCCTCCCGCCGGCACCTGTTCTTCCGCCAGGCCCTGCATAAGGCGCGGCACGTGCTGGAGGCCCGACAGGACCTCAGCCTGCGCCCGCTGATCCAGGCTGCTGTGCGCGAGGGCTGTCCTGGGCCCCTGATGGCCACCCTGGACCAGG TGGCAGCTGGTGTGGGAGATCCTGGCGTGGCAGCCCGGGCACTGGCCTGTGTGGCGGATGTCCTGGGCTGCATGGCAGAGGGCCAAGGAGGCTTACGGAGTGGGCCAGCTGCCAATCCTGAGTGGGTGCGGCCCTTCTCGTACCTGGAGTGTGGAGACCTGGCGCGGGGCGTGGCGGCGCTTGCCGAGGAGCGGGACAAGTGGCTGAGCAG ACCAGCCTTACTAGTACGAGCTGCCCGCCACTACGAGGGGGCTGGGCAGATCCTGATCCGCCAGGCTGTGATGTCAGCCCAGCACTTTGTCTCCTCGGTGCCGGTAGAGCTGCCAGCACCTGGGCAGTGGGTGGTGGCTGAGTGCCCGGCTCGAGTGGACTTCTCTG GGGCGCTGTTGAAGGCGGCCTTCATCTGTGCGGGGATCGTGAGTGTCCACTCCAAGCTCTCGCTGAGTGAGCAGCTGCTGTGTACCTTTGGGGGCGGCTTTGAGCTGCATACCTGGTCCGAGCTGCCCCATGGCTCTGGCCTTG GCACCAGCAGCATCCTGGCGGGGGCTGCCCTGGCCGCCTTGCAGCGGGCCGCAGGCCGGGCGGTGGGCACGGAGGCCCTGATCCACGCAGTGCTGCATCTGGAGCAGGTGCTTACCACAG GAGGTGGCTGGCAGGACCAAGTGGGTGGCCTAATGCCTGGCATCAAGGTGGGGCGCTCCCGGCCTCAGCTGCCGCTGAAGGTGGAAGTGGAAGAGATCACTGTGCCTGCGGGCTTTGTCCAGAAGCTCAATGACCACCTGCTCCTGGTGTACACTGGCAAGACCCGTCTGGCCCGGAATCTGCTGCAG GACGTGCTGAGGAGCTGGTATGCCCGGCTGCCTGCCGTTGTGCAGAATGCCCACAACCTGGTGCGGCACACCGAGGAGTGTGCTGAAGCCTTCCGCCAAG GGAGCCTGCCTCTGCTGGGCCAGTGCCTGACATCATACTGGGAGCAGAAGAAGCTCATGGCTCCAGGCTGTGAGCCCTTGGCTGTGCGGCGTATGATGGATGTCCTGGCCCCCCACGTGCATGGCCAGAGCCTGGCAGGGGCAGGTGGCGGGGGCTTTCTCTACCTATTGACCAAGGAGCCGCGGCAAAAGGAGGCTCTGGAGGCTGTGCTGGCCAAGACTGAG GGCCTCGGAAACTACAGCATCCACCTGGTAGAAGTGGACACTCAGGGCCTGAGCCTGCAGCTGCTGGGGGACTGA